Genomic window (Paenibacillus sp. 37):
TTGTATCTGACGGTTCATATCGAACGAGTGGTTAATCGATAATATTTAAATGTTGACAAAAATGGTTTAATTATAATAATATGTGATTAACAGGAATTGAATACGATTTAACTGGGATTGTTACTGGTTATGCAGGCAAAACCTAAGTCATGAGAAGGTCAGGACCATTGTGTCCCCCTGCTCAAGGCTTAGGTTTTTTGCGTGCAAAAAAATCGGTAAAGGGCCTGTTTGAGAAAAAGTGGGGGTGCAGATCATGAGTCAAGAGAAACTGGCCAAAGAGATTGTAGAACTGGTCGGCGGTGAGAAAAATGTGGAATCGCTGGTTCATTGTGCAACACGATTACGGTTTGTATTGAAGGACGATGCCAAGGCAGACAAAGCCAAACTGGAGAAAACAGAAGGCATCATCGCAGTCAAAGAAAATGGAGGACAGTTCCAGGTAGTTGTTGGTAACAAGGTGCCTGAAGTCTATAGTGCCATTGGACAGATCAGCAACATTCTGGATGATTCGTCAAACAAAGAAAAACCGGGCAAAAAAGCCAAGGGGATTGGCGGTATCATTGATATCATTTCCAGCATCTTTGCTCCACTTCTGGGAGTTATGGCGGGAGCCGGTATTCTAAAAGGGTTATTGTTGATTGCAAGTAATATCGGATGGCTGGAAACGACAGAAACAACTTATACGATCCTGTATGCAGCAGCAGATAGTCTCTTCTACTTCCTGCCTCTGTTGTTAGCGGTTACAACAGCACGTAAATTCCAGGGAAATATGTTTGTTGCGATGACGATTGCAGGGGCACTTATCTATCCATCCATCGTCACGTTGAAAGCAGAGGGAACACCAACGGATTTCTTCGGTATCCCTGTCATTCTGATGAACTATTCATCAACGGTTATTCCTATCATTTTAGCTGTCATTGTCATGAGCAAGTTGGAGAAGTTCTTTAATAAGACACTTCACGATAGTGTGAAAAACTTTGTTACACCATTGTTTTTGTTAGTGATTATGGTACCGCTGACACTGTTGGTATTCGGACCATTTGGTGTGTACGTTGGTAATGCAATTGCAGCCGGGCTCGTTGCCGCATTTGGATTCAGTCCATTGCTCGCTGGAGCCGTTATGGGTGCAAGCTGGCAGCTGCTCGTGATCTTCGGAATACACTGGGGTCTTATTCCGGTATTTATCAATAACGTTGCAGTGTATGGACAGGATGGCGTAAAACCCGCTGCGACAGCTTCAATCTTTGCTCAAACGGGTGCTGCTTTTGGGGTTATGTTGAAAACCAAGAACAAAAAACTGAAAACGCTGGCGGGATCATCCACGTTGACGGCTTTGTTCGGTATTACGGAACCGGCCATCTATGGGGTAACATTACCACTGAAACGTCCATTCATTGCAGGAGTTATCGGTGGTGCAGTTGGTGGAGCTATCATTGGTCAAGCGGGTACATTGGCATTTGCATCCGGTGCACCAGGGTTGCTGACCTTGCCAATCTTCTACGGACCAGGTGGACAAGGTTTCCCAGGATTGATTCTGGGTATCGTAGTATCCTTTGTTGTTTCGGCTGTACTCACGTACATTATGGGCTTTAAAGATCCGGTAGAAGAAGAAACAAAAACCGAACCTGCTGCATCTGCCGAGCAACCTGTTCGTGCAGCGAATGCTTCGGACGAAATTGTATTTAGCCCAATCGAAGGAACAATTGTTGAATTATCGGAAGTTCCGGATCCGGCCTTTGCATCGGGAGCCATGGGTAAAGGTATTGCGATTGAGCCAGCTGTGGGCAGAGTTGTAGCGCCTTTTGACGGTACAGTTACCGTTGCATTCAAGAAAAAACATGCTTTGGCTGTAGTGTCAGACACTGGTGCTGAAATATTGGTTCATGTGGGAGTTGATACCGTTAAATTGGATGGGCAGCATTTTGTTTCCCATATCAAGGAAGGCGATCGGGTCCAAGCGGGAGATCTGTTGCTTGAGTTCGATATTGCACAGATTAAGGCTGCTGGTTTTCATACGGTGACACCTATTATTGTAACCAACTCAGCCAACTACGAGGATGTAATTCCACAGGCTACAGGTCAGGTTCATAGCCAGGAGCTTCTATTGAAGTTGAATAGCGGAAAGGGACAGGAATAAAAGTAGATTGATGTATTAATCTGATGGTGAAGTGTTTTCATCGTTCCGTTGACATGGTGGAATTGGAAAATTATAATTAGGATTGTACATCTATACATGATAATGAAAGGTGGATTATTGAACATGACACATGCGATGAGACTGCGTTTCCTCCCTTTGAATCGGTAATTGAATACGTTCAAAGGCTCTGACCATTGGTTCAGAGTAAACGGGATCAGTCTGTCATTTTCAATCATCCTGACCTTAAAATAAGTGTTTTACTCGCTTTCCCGTTTACGTTGAATCACAGGCTGTGGCCTGTGATTCTTTGTTTTTTCTTCTGATTATTTTAATCAGGTAAAGGCGCTCAATACAGACTACCGGAGGTAACCGCTATGATGACGTTACTGTTCTATTGATACGAGCTGGCACGATAAGCTCGTATCGATAGAAGCGTGCTTCGCTATCGATACGAAATAAATCTTATTTCGGAGGTAGCGAATATGGAAAAGATATGTTTTGAATTAGAACAGGTTGAGATGACCTATATGGATAAAGTAATACTGAACATTGAGCGACTGGCTGTGCATCAACTGGATCGCATTGGTGTAGTAGGTGGTAATGGTCAGGGTAAAAGTACACTATTGAAACTCATTACGGGGCAGATCCAGCCAACTGCCGGAAAGGTAAAACGTTTTGCAGATTTTGGTTATTTGGAACAAGTGGAACCACCCCAGTCTAACGAAAGTATTGAAGTTGATGGGGCTTTACTCAGTAAATTAGCCATACCTCAACACGATCAACCATGGAGTGGCGGAGAACAGACCCGTCTAAAACTGGCTCAAATGTTCACTCATTATCATGAAGTACTGTTACTGGATGAACCAACAACACACCTGGATCAAGAGGGCATTACATTTTTACTGGATGAATTGCGTTATTACTATGGGGCAATCGTGCTGATCAGTCATGACCGTGCGCTTCTGGATGAGCTGGTGACCACGATCTGGGAAATTCATCAGGGAGAGGTACACGTATATTCCGGTAACTATAGCGATTATCGGCAACAGAAGAGGCTGGAGCGTGAACAGCAGAATCTGGCCCATGAACAATTCTCCAAAGAGAAAAGACGATTGGAACTGGCCGCCCGGGAAAAGATGAAGAAAGCCGAGAAAATAACGCAGGCTGGAAGCATGTCCAAAAAAGAATCCAAGGCAAAAGCAAACCGCATGTTTGAAACCAAATCCAAAGGTACAAGTCAAAAAGCAGTGCATCGTGCTGCTAAAGCGATTGAACAACGCATGCAACAACTTCAAGAGGTGAATGCGGTGCAGGAGGATCGGCCGATTATCTTCCGTCAGCCGAAGACATTGGAGTTGCACAACCGATTTCCAATTATGGCAGATCGCCTTACGCTTGAAGTGGGTGGAAACATATTATTGAAGGATGTAAGTTTTCAAATTCCATTAAAACAAAAAATAGCGATTACCGGAGCCAATGGCAGCGGGAAAAGCACATTGCTTAACCATGTTTTCCTTGCTGGAGATGGCATCACGATGTCTCCAAAAGCAAAGCTCGGTTATTTTCAGCAAATGAGCTATCGTTTCACGATGAAAGATACTGTATTACAATTTCTGAAAAATCGTTCGGAATATGAGGAATCAGAGCTGAGAAGTGCGTTGCACGCGATGCAGTTTACAGGGAATGACTTGCTCAAGAATGTGGGGACATTAAGTGGAGGAGAAGCGATTCGTCTTCAATTATGTCACTTGTTTCTAGGACAATATAACATTCTATTGTTGGATGAGCCGACGAATTTTCTTGACATGCATGCCTTGGAAGCGTTGGAACGTTTTATGAAGGCGTATGAAGGAACGATTCTGTATGTATCTCATGATCAGAGGTTTATTGAAAATACAGCGGATCAACAATTTCAGATTACAGAGCGTCAATTAATTCAGGTGAATATATAAGTTGAACTAAAGAATATTTACACTGGACACTACGATGACAGAACAACCTTCCGATCGCTTCGCTTCTTCAGGCTCTTTCTGTCCTCTCCGTTTCGTGTAAATGTTTATTTCAATTTATATAGAATATAAATTTATAGGGGATGAGAAGTAACGAAAACCGCCAAAGTGATTTTGGCGGTTTTGTCGTTTTCAAAGATAGGCAGATCGGATGCCTTATGTAGCTTCTATTAAGACTCCGCTTTTACAACCGCTGAATGCATGTTACCTGTGAGACGTTGAGGTGGGAAAACCATGCGCACGGGCGCAATGATGA
Coding sequences:
- a CDS encoding beta-glucoside-specific PTS transporter subunit IIABC, with product MSQEKLAKEIVELVGGEKNVESLVHCATRLRFVLKDDAKADKAKLEKTEGIIAVKENGGQFQVVVGNKVPEVYSAIGQISNILDDSSNKEKPGKKAKGIGGIIDIISSIFAPLLGVMAGAGILKGLLLIASNIGWLETTETTYTILYAAADSLFYFLPLLLAVTTARKFQGNMFVAMTIAGALIYPSIVTLKAEGTPTDFFGIPVILMNYSSTVIPIILAVIVMSKLEKFFNKTLHDSVKNFVTPLFLLVIMVPLTLLVFGPFGVYVGNAIAAGLVAAFGFSPLLAGAVMGASWQLLVIFGIHWGLIPVFINNVAVYGQDGVKPAATASIFAQTGAAFGVMLKTKNKKLKTLAGSSTLTALFGITEPAIYGVTLPLKRPFIAGVIGGAVGGAIIGQAGTLAFASGAPGLLTLPIFYGPGGQGFPGLILGIVVSFVVSAVLTYIMGFKDPVEEETKTEPAASAEQPVRAANASDEIVFSPIEGTIVELSEVPDPAFASGAMGKGIAIEPAVGRVVAPFDGTVTVAFKKKHALAVVSDTGAEILVHVGVDTVKLDGQHFVSHIKEGDRVQAGDLLLEFDIAQIKAAGFHTVTPIIVTNSANYEDVIPQATGQVHSQELLLKLNSGKGQE
- a CDS encoding Msr family ABC-F type ribosomal protection protein, whose product is MEKICFELEQVEMTYMDKVILNIERLAVHQLDRIGVVGGNGQGKSTLLKLITGQIQPTAGKVKRFADFGYLEQVEPPQSNESIEVDGALLSKLAIPQHDQPWSGGEQTRLKLAQMFTHYHEVLLLDEPTTHLDQEGITFLLDELRYYYGAIVLISHDRALLDELVTTIWEIHQGEVHVYSGNYSDYRQQKRLEREQQNLAHEQFSKEKRRLELAAREKMKKAEKITQAGSMSKKESKAKANRMFETKSKGTSQKAVHRAAKAIEQRMQQLQEVNAVQEDRPIIFRQPKTLELHNRFPIMADRLTLEVGGNILLKDVSFQIPLKQKIAITGANGSGKSTLLNHVFLAGDGITMSPKAKLGYFQQMSYRFTMKDTVLQFLKNRSEYEESELRSALHAMQFTGNDLLKNVGTLSGGEAIRLQLCHLFLGQYNILLLDEPTNFLDMHALEALERFMKAYEGTILYVSHDQRFIENTADQQFQITERQLIQVNI